The sequence below is a genomic window from Ignavibacteriota bacterium.
CTAAACTCGAGAAATTCCAAAAAGATAATAAAGTCCTTGCAATTGATGAGCAAACTCAGGCAATTGTTTCTCAGGCAATAGAAGTAGGAGCTCAGCTTGCCAAAGCTGATTTGGAGAAAAATCTGGCACAGCTCGAATATCAAACAAATTCCCCACAGTATAAATTTTATGAAAAGCAGCACGAACTTCTAAGTGAACAATACAGAAAAATTCAAAGCGGAGGTCTGACAACCGATGAAACTTTTTCTATTCCTCTCGATAAAGTGCCGGCATTAATCAAAGAGTATGTGATTTTGTTTCGCGAAAGGAAAATCATTGAGCAGGTTATGCTTTATCTTGAAACGCAAAGACATCAGGAGGCAATTCAGGAAAAACGTGATGTTCCGGTTGTCGAAGTGCTGGATACAGCCTATGCACCGGAAGAAAGAGATTCTCCCAAGAGGTCACTGATGGTTATACTTGGTTTTATATTGTCGGTAGTATTTGTTAGTTCATATATCACAATAAAGGGATTTCAATTAGGTGCACTTTACGTGCATAGTGAAAATAATGCTTCATAACCGATAAGAATCATTCCAGAACGATTCTTCCGTCAGTAATTGGTGTATTGCTGTTTTCGAGATAAATTTCGAGGTAATCACCTATTGATTTTACTATTCCTGAACGTATAGGCACAGGACTGGCTTGGTGAGGGTCTGTCCATATACTGATTTTTCTGCCCATAATCAGTGAGTTTTCTTTGTATTTTTTTAAAATACTCTGAACTCCCTCATTAATAAGAAGATTATAATTTTCAGAGATTTTCTTAAGCAATATATGAGAGATATATCCGGCTGAATAATTTTGTGATGATTCTTTATTTACAGAGGTTGCAGTGGGCACAAATGAAGTTGGCTGAATCTTTGGAACAGATTCAACATTAAGACCTATTCCTATGACTGCGTCTGTAACTTTATCACCTTGAATCTGGGTTTGAGCAATTACACCGCAAATTTTCGAAGAACCAATTAAAATATCATTTACCCATTTAATTTTCGCCATGCCATTAAGTTGGGGAATTTCATTCAGAGTTTCAACTACTGAAACAGCAGCAAGCATTGTAAATCCAAGCCCTACAAATCCGGGACTGACATAAGGCTTAAAATAGCAACTTAAGTGGATATTCCCTGTGTGACTTTCCCACTTACGATTTCTAAAACCATGAAACTTTTTACCTGAATCAGCCATACAAAATATTTTATCTGGAATTTGAATTTTTTGACCGGAAAGCTCCATCAAGGCATCAAATTGAGATTCTTCAGCATATTTGGTAATGAAGCCATATTTCCAGAATGGCAATTCGTATTGATAACTTGAGGAATCAAACAAAAAAAACTTTTTTTCAAGCAAACCTGTTAGCGGTGTACCATAATTATTAACAGAATTATCAGGTGGTCTGAAATAAGAACCGGCAAAATCAATATTATCTGTTAATATAATCATAATTTATAATGATGCGATTCTCGAATCTCTTCGTTGTTTTGCAAGCTGTCTTAAATCAACAACCTTGTCCACTTCATCAACAATTTCAACGCCCAAAATTGTTTCAAGCACATCTTCCATAGTAATCAGTCCTTCAATACCACCATATTCATCTACTACCATAAACATATGTTGGCGACGATTGAGAAATCTTTCGAGAGCTGTGTCGAGCTCTGCATTTTCGGGAATAAAATAAACTTCACGATTGAAATCCCTCAATTTCATATTTCCCTTTCCGTTTAAGGCGGCAATTATAACGTCTTTTGACATTACATATCCGAGTATTCCGTCATCAACTGACTCACCTTCCCATATCGGAAATCTGGAATACATTTTTAATTCTGACATTCTGGCTACTTCTTCAACTGATAATTCTGCAGCGCAGGAAAACATGACTGTTCTCGGTGTCATTACATCGGAAACCAATATTTCGCTGAAGTGCATAATGTTTTTCAATATTCTGTATTCGCCAATTTCAATAGCTCCCTCTTCGTGGGCTGATTCGACTAATTCCGATATTTCATCACGGCTTTCTTCAACGTTTGGTTTGCCAACTATTGATTTATTTAATAAGATGAAAATATGTGTTAATGGTTTGATTATAGCCGAGAATACAAAAATCGGAAAAGATAATAATCCTGCAATGCTGTCAGCGAATCTTACTCCCAATGAAAGGAACAAAAATCTGAATAGCAAAAAAGCAATAATAAATATTGATGTAGCAATTATATAGACTAAAATTCCTGTATTGCCTGCCGAAATTTCATTAAACAGGTGGTAAGCAAGAAAAGAATATGAAATAATATATGCAATAAATTCGAATATAATAAATGAATTGATTAATTCATCATAATCTGTTTTTAAATTTCTTAATCTTTGAGCCGCTTTATAATTAGTTTCAATCAGGTCATTTATTGTATCCTGCGAAAGATAATATATTACTGCTGAATATAGCGGACTTAAAATTCCAAGTATAAAAAACAACAAACTAAGGGGTATATCCATTACGGAAATAAATCTCTAAATAAATATGACAATATATCAAGGTAAAAATAATCATTTTTATTGTAAAACACAAATTTATTGTAATCTTTTATAAATTACTTTATTCCAATTTTGTGTGTTTTTTCCAAAAATAGTTCAATTATTCACAATAATATATTTATTAATACGAACTAAATATTATTATTTTGTTAATAGAAAATATATAGGAACTCAGTTGGCACCAAATACCGATACCCATCAAATGGGGATTTTTCAGAACTTAAAATATGATTTACCCGCAGGACTTGTAGTCTTTCTTGTAGCAGTGCCACTGTGTTTGGGTATAGCCCTTGCTTCCGGTGCACCACTTTTTGCCGGAATTATTGCAGGAATTATCGGTGGCACAGTCGTTGCTGCACTCAGCGGTTCGCCCTTAAGCGTAAGTGGACCGGCAGCCGGTTTGACTGTGATAGTTTTGAATGCTATAGCCACACTGGGAAGTTACGAAGCATTTTTATTGTCTGTTGTATTGGCAGGTCTGATGCAGCTTACTCTCGGATATTTAAAAGCAGGTATCATTGGATATTACTTTCCATCCTCAGTGATAAAAGGTATGTTAGCAGGGATTGGACTAATATTGATTTTGAAGCAAATACCTCATGCAATAGGTTATGACGTTGTTGTTATTGGTGATGAAAGTTTTATAGAACCCGAAGGTACAACAACATTTGAAAGTTTGATGAATTCATTTGGTCTGCTCAATTATGGTGCAGCTATAATAAGTATTATCTCAATAGTGATAATGGTATTTTGGGAAAAACCATTTTTTAAAAAATTTACTTTCGTCAAGTTGATACCGGGCGCATTAGTTGTTGTAATTTTGGGTATTGTAACGAATTACATATTTCAGTTATATTTCCCGAATTTGGTCATCGGTGAAAATATGCTTGTCAGCCTACCAATTGCTGAATCATTTCAAGACTTTGCCGTACAATTTGTATTTCCCGATTTCACTCAAATAACAAATGCTAATATTTGGATTGTTGCAGTAACTATTGCAATTATTGCAAGTTTGGAATCACTTTTAAGTTTAGAGGCGGTTGATAAACTTGACCCTTATAAACGTACTTCACCTGCCAATCAAGAGCTTAAAGCGCAGGGTGTAGGAAATTTCTTATCAGGCTTAATAGGTGGTTTGCCTATGACGGCTGTAATTGTTCGAAGCTCTGCAAACGTAAATGCAGGCGGACGCACTAAAATGGCTGCAATTTTCCATGGTATATTATTGCTTGTCAGCGTACTTCTTATTCCGACATTTCTTAACCTTATACCACTTGCAAGCCTGGCTGCAATTTTACTTTTAGTAGGTTATAAATTAGCTAAATGGGAATTATTCAGAGATTTGTACAGAATGGGAATGACTCAGTTTTTACCATTCATAGTTACAGTTCTCGGTATTTTATTTACAGATTTACTTAGAGGAATTGGCTTAGGTATGGCAGTTGCTATATTCTACATACTAAAGAATAATTACAAAACACCGTATTTCTTCCATAAAGAAACCCATAAACACGGCGAAATCATTAGACTTATTTTATCTGAAGACGTTAGTTTCTTAAATCGTGGCAGTATCCTTCTAACTCTCTCGCATTTACCTGAAAATGTCAAAGTAATAATTGATGGTACCGGTTCTCAGAATATTGATTACGATGTTTTAGAAATTATTCATGATTTTAAAATTAGCTCACAACTAAAAAATATTGAAGTTGAATTAATAGAAATTCCGGATTTTATAAAACAATCTCATCATTAATAAAAGGAGAATCTTTATGTCACAAGAGCATATTAAACTATTGGAATATAATAAACAATGGGTTAAGGAAACATTAGAACTTGACCCAAATTATTTCACTGAACTTGCAAAAGGACAAAAACCTGAATTCCTTTGGGTTGGCTGTGCAGATAGCAGAGTTCCTGCAAATGTGATCACCGGAACAAAGTCGGGTGATATATTTGTACATCGAAATATAGCAAACGTAGTATTGCATACAGATTCAAACTGTATGAGTGTACTTCATTATGCAGTAGAAGTGCTCAAAGTGAGACATATTATTGTGTGCGGACACTATAGCTGTGGAGGTATCAAAGCAGCTATGTCAAATAAGGATCATGGATTGGTTGTAAATAAGTGGCTTCGCAATATTAAAGAAGTTTACGCTAAGCATTCTAATGAACTTGATGCTATTGAAGATACTACTGAAAGAAGCAACAGACTCACAGAGCTTAATGTCATAGAAAGTGTCATAAACTTAGCCAAAACATCAATAATTCAAAGCGCTTGGGATAATCATGAGATTAAAATCCATGGTTGGGTTTATGGAATTGACACAGGCATTATCAAAGACCTGAATGTTATGGTTCAAGAAACAGCAGACTTGGAGCCGATTTTCAGATACGAAAAAATAGAAAAACTTTAAAAATATATCTTTATATATTTTCTGATTTACAAATTCTAAGTTATAATATAATATTTCCAACGTTTCCTGATATTTACAAAAGAAACGCTGGAAATTGATTATTTATTATACTTTTACTAAAAAGTGCTGATTAATATTCAAAATAGAATAATCAGAACTTTAACCTCTCAAAATCAGTAAAATTAATGCGGTGCCTTCATATCTGGGTCTAAAACATTGACCGAGCCTGTTTCAACATTATAAATCATTGGAAGTACTTGAACTTCACCATGTTCCTTACTTATTCTTTGAATCATGGGGTCGTTTTTAATCTGTTTCATACCATGAAATATATTGGCATAAATACATCTTTCCATGTGTTCGTGCTTCGGTTCAGGAATTTCCTGCTCCTCTTCCTCATCTCGGATATGCTTGATAATATCTTTAATATTACCTTCGCCTTCATGACCATGAGCAAAAGCTTTTATGGCTCCACAGTCAGTATGACCAAGAACACCGACAAATTTTACTCCAAGATGCTCAACTGCATATTGAATGCTGCCCATTTCATAATTGCCAATAATATTACCGGCTGTACGAATAACAAAAATATCGCCGACTCCGGCATCGAAAAGGGTTTCAACGGGTACGCGACTGTCTGAGCAGGCAATAATTACAGCAATAGGATTCTGCCCTTTTGATGTTTCGAGAATTGTTTTTCTATCCTGATGTGGATGAGTGGCAGTACCATCAACAAATCGTTGATTTCCGTCAAGAAGTACTTTTAATACATTAACACCCTCATGTTTAGACTTTTTTGCGTGTTCATCAGCAAAAATGGCTGCCACTGAGAGCAGAATAATTATAACGGCATTTGCCGTAAGTCGTAAAGCAGATTTCATTGGTTCTATCAATAATGTTCTACAAGATTGTTATTTAAGTCAAATACTAAAATATGTAAATAATTTAATATTTAAAAAAATAAATTTAATTTTCACCAAAATTTATCAATTATTTACAATATTATTTAAAATTCGAACTTATAGATATTGCCTTGTAAATTATCAGTAACAATTTCAAACTTTCCTTCCACCTTCTCAGCCAAAAACTGTAAGGTTCTAAATCCTACTCCTATCTCTTGTTTATCTTTAAAAAATCTCTTTTTTGAATCAAGTAATTTGCTTATATCAGCACCATTGTCAGATACCAATATAATCGGTTTACCCAGATAGTCTTCAGCATGAAAAACAACCTCTCCACCAACCGGGACATCTTTTGCTGAATCAATAGAATTGATAAGGAGAATATTTGTGATTGTTCTGTAAATATACTCATCATATAGCGATATTCCGGGTCTGAGCAAATAATCTTCTTTTAGTCTGATACCGTAAAAATCGGCTAAACCGCGAAATTCCCTTACAGTAGATTCAATAAATTGTTTTAAATTTAACTCAATTGGATTCGATTCGAACCCTGATGCAACTTTAATAAAATCAAGTATCATTTTATTTAGTACATCATAATGGAATTTCAAATTATCCCAGGATTTGATTTTGAAATCAATATTTCTGTCGCTGTAAATTATCTTTTCAAATCTTTTTGCAATATCATCCTGATACGCAAAAACTGAAAATATACTTTTACCAACTGAATTGAAAGTAGTTATAAGTGCATCTCTTTCGGCATCTTTCTTTTGCTTTTCAAGCTGCTTCACATTTCGTAAATCCTGGAAAAATCCGACTCTTCCGACTGATTTCTTCTTGTCACGGATTTCAAATGCATTTAGTCTGACCGGTATTTTATCACCAACTGTTGACTTTAAAACACAATCTTTATCCTGAAGAATTATTCCATCAATATCAGCTTCATCAAAAAATTCTTTTGGCAGCAGCTCCTGAATTTTGTTTATAGTTGGTTTGCGAATAACATTCCAAAGCAGAATGTCTTTGAGTGTCGAGTTGAATATCTGAACTCTGCCCTTAGTATCTATTGCAATAATACCATCTGCTGAATTATCAAGCAAATCACTATAAAAATCATGCGTTAGATTTAGCTGCTCCTGCAACTGATTTAGCTCTGTTATATCCAACATTATTTCCATTACAAGTTGCGTTTTATTATCTTTTACCAGAAATGGTACACTTGTAACTATTAAATGTACTTTTTCACCATTAATTGTATTTGAAATAACTGTATCAGTATGCTCTTCATTATCAGAAAAGCATAATATTGTCGGGTTATCTTGATAATCATTTTTCTTTTTGCCCGGTTCAGTATAAAATATACTGTGATTTCTTCCGAAAGTATATCTGAACTTTTGACTTGCTCTAACAATTTTCAAGCTTGGATCAACTATTGAAATATAAGATGGTACGGATTCGAATAACAGATTAAAATCCCGCTGCCATTGGTTATATTCGTTATTTTCACTAACAAGCATAAGTGCACCAACTATTTCATCATTTTGTTTAACAGGACTTATACTTATATTAATGATTGTAGTTTTGTGATTTACAATAGAATTTGTGACTATCAGAGATGATTCACAACCTTTTTCAATTGCCTCATCTAATCTTGCTATAATCTCAGGTTTACTTAGTTTCGATTCAGTTTCAAATAAAACTTTCCCTCTTAAATCCCCGAAAGAAGATATAATTTTTTTATTTAATTCTATTACCTTTTGTTGTTTATCCACATAAACAACCCCGTAAGGCAGGGATTCTATTATATTTCGTTCAATACTCATCAATTTGCTTCCAACCCTTGATGTAACAAATAATCACTATATTAAAAACAGAAATGTTCACATATTTAAAAACTTTCATAAAATATGAACTATTTATGAATGGAAATATAATAAGAATTAATTTAAATTCAAAATAAATTTATTTTTAATTCATAATTTAATAATTAAAATTTTGTTAAAAATTTAATAGTAGCATTAAAATAACGATTAATATATTTTAATTAATCGTTATTTACATTAATATTCAATCGTTTATTGATTAGAAATCATAAAAATGAAATTTAAAAATTTAAAATAATATATTAATTCAAAATCACTTCCCAATGACAATTAATGATTTTAGGACAGAAACTTTTCCTGATTCAATATCAACAGCTTCAATTACAACTATATACTGACCAATCTGGGAAATAAAATCATTCGAATTCCTTCCGTCCCAAACAATGGCACCTTGAGAACCGGAGAATCTATTGTTGGCTATCTGCGAGATACGAGTTCCGTTCATATCGTAAACTGCAGCACTCAAGTGCGAACTTGTAAATGGCAATTCATAAGATATTACTGCATTTGCGTCTGCACCTCCAAGAGATGGAGCAAATGGATTTGGTGATATGCTGATACTTCCCTCCCCGGGTTTATTTCCGGCCAGACTGTTAATCTTACCCGGAGTGCCTCCTTCATAAGCTGAACAAGTGCTCCAGTTTGCATTATAATGACTTTCCAAAATTGGTGAAATTTTTTCAAGACTTCGATTTTTGGTGTTGCTGACAGACCTGTTATGCCAAGAGTTAGAATATGTTAGCGAATCATAAATTTTTCCATTTGCATCAGCTATTACAATTAAATCCCCGCTTAAATTGAGATTCATTGATGATTTGAATAAGTAAATATTATTTTTATCTAATAAATCCGGGAATGTTTGAAAAAAAGCCTCATCCCAGGTCACGACTCCATATTCATTAGGCGGAATAACAAAAGAATCTGAAATAATCCTGACATTACCTTTTTCAATTGTGCCTGCTGCATCCCATATGACAAAATTATCAAGCAGCAAAGTATCACTAC
It includes:
- a CDS encoding biotin--[acetyl-CoA-carboxylase] ligase, whose amino-acid sequence is MIILTDNIDFAGSYFRPPDNSVNNYGTPLTGLLEKKFFLFDSSSYQYELPFWKYGFITKYAEESQFDALMELSGQKIQIPDKIFCMADSGKKFHGFRNRKWESHTGNIHLSCYFKPYVSPGFVGLGFTMLAAVSVVETLNEIPQLNGMAKIKWVNDILIGSSKICGVIAQTQIQGDKVTDAVIGIGLNVESVPKIQPTSFVPTATSVNKESSQNYSAGYISHILLKKISENYNLLINEGVQSILKKYKENSLIMGRKISIWTDPHQASPVPIRSGIVKSIGDYLEIYLENSNTPITDGRIVLE
- a CDS encoding CBS domain-containing protein — encoded protein: MDIPLSLLFFILGILSPLYSAVIYYLSQDTINDLIETNYKAAQRLRNLKTDYDELINSFIIFEFIAYIISYSFLAYHLFNEISAGNTGILVYIIATSIFIIAFLLFRFLFLSLGVRFADSIAGLLSFPIFVFSAIIKPLTHIFILLNKSIVGKPNVEESRDEISELVESAHEEGAIEIGEYRILKNIMHFSEILVSDVMTPRTVMFSCAAELSVEEVARMSELKMYSRFPIWEGESVDDGILGYVMSKDVIIAALNGKGNMKLRDFNREVYFIPENAELDTALERFLNRRQHMFMVVDEYGGIEGLITMEDVLETILGVEIVDEVDKVVDLRQLAKQRRDSRIASL
- a CDS encoding SulP family inorganic anion transporter encodes the protein MGIFQNLKYDLPAGLVVFLVAVPLCLGIALASGAPLFAGIIAGIIGGTVVAALSGSPLSVSGPAAGLTVIVLNAIATLGSYEAFLLSVVLAGLMQLTLGYLKAGIIGYYFPSSVIKGMLAGIGLILILKQIPHAIGYDVVVIGDESFIEPEGTTTFESLMNSFGLLNYGAAIISIISIVIMVFWEKPFFKKFTFVKLIPGALVVVILGIVTNYIFQLYFPNLVIGENMLVSLPIAESFQDFAVQFVFPDFTQITNANIWIVAVTIAIIASLESLLSLEAVDKLDPYKRTSPANQELKAQGVGNFLSGLIGGLPMTAVIVRSSANVNAGGRTKMAAIFHGILLLVSVLLIPTFLNLIPLASLAAILLLVGYKLAKWELFRDLYRMGMTQFLPFIVTVLGILFTDLLRGIGLGMAVAIFYILKNNYKTPYFFHKETHKHGEIIRLILSEDVSFLNRGSILLTLSHLPENVKVIIDGTGSQNIDYDVLEIIHDFKISSQLKNIEVELIEIPDFIKQSHH
- a CDS encoding carbonic anhydrase, producing MSQEHIKLLEYNKQWVKETLELDPNYFTELAKGQKPEFLWVGCADSRVPANVITGTKSGDIFVHRNIANVVLHTDSNCMSVLHYAVEVLKVRHIIVCGHYSCGGIKAAMSNKDHGLVVNKWLRNIKEVYAKHSNELDAIEDTTERSNRLTELNVIESVINLAKTSIIQSAWDNHEIKIHGWVYGIDTGIIKDLNVMVQETADLEPIFRYEKIEKL
- a CDS encoding carbonic anhydrase, encoding MKSALRLTANAVIIILLSVAAIFADEHAKKSKHEGVNVLKVLLDGNQRFVDGTATHPHQDRKTILETSKGQNPIAVIIACSDSRVPVETLFDAGVGDIFVIRTAGNIIGNYEMGSIQYAVEHLGVKFVGVLGHTDCGAIKAFAHGHEGEGNIKDIIKHIRDEEEEQEIPEPKHEHMERCIYANIFHGMKQIKNDPMIQRISKEHGEVQVLPMIYNVETGSVNVLDPDMKAPH
- a CDS encoding PAS domain-containing protein yields the protein MMSIERNIIESLPYGVVYVDKQQKVIELNKKIISSFGDLRGKVLFETESKLSKPEIIARLDEAIEKGCESSLIVTNSIVNHKTTIINISISPVKQNDEIVGALMLVSENNEYNQWQRDFNLLFESVPSYISIVDPSLKIVRASQKFRYTFGRNHSIFYTEPGKKKNDYQDNPTILCFSDNEEHTDTVISNTINGEKVHLIVTSVPFLVKDNKTQLVMEIMLDITELNQLQEQLNLTHDFYSDLLDNSADGIIAIDTKGRVQIFNSTLKDILLWNVIRKPTINKIQELLPKEFFDEADIDGIILQDKDCVLKSTVGDKIPVRLNAFEIRDKKKSVGRVGFFQDLRNVKQLEKQKKDAERDALITTFNSVGKSIFSVFAYQDDIAKRFEKIIYSDRNIDFKIKSWDNLKFHYDVLNKMILDFIKVASGFESNPIELNLKQFIESTVREFRGLADFYGIRLKEDYLLRPGISLYDEYIYRTITNILLINSIDSAKDVPVGGEVVFHAEDYLGKPIILVSDNGADISKLLDSKKRFFKDKQEIGVGFRTLQFLAEKVEGKFEIVTDNLQGNIYKFEF